A stretch of the Prochlorococcus marinus str. MIT 0918 genome encodes the following:
- a CDS encoding ABC1 kinase family protein, whose translation MIYDPQGDFIWLFFRPWIWIPRLIQIFSSIILFSIQLIVNSRNQDEKIQKSLAKNLLKTIIELGPCFIKLGQALSTRPDLVNKIWLDELTKLQDDLPAFNHIEAKKIFEKEIGKPTEEIFDFFPLKSVASASLGQVYKAKLNSNYWVAVKIQRPNLEFIIRRDLVLIRLLSIFASPFLPLNLGFGLDEIVDEFGLSLYKEIDYEQEAENAERFAEIFKNNKLIKVPIVEKIISSKKVITTSWIEGTKIQDREALLSKGINPTSIIRTAVISGIQQLLEFGYFHADPHPGNLFALQGEKNSEGKIGYVDFGMMDSINDNDRIILTGAIVHLVNQDFISLANDFKKLGFLSEREDINKLAPVLEEILGGVINKEVNSFNIKTITDKFSELMFDYPFRVPARFALIIRAVVSQEGLALKLDPEFKIIRFAYPYVAKRLLTEQNEEMVSILMDIIFDKENQIRVDRIEALLDVIEVNSSSGSTELIPVAKNGIKLLVSSKGVKIRKKFLMSLIKNDEFNATDVKQLGNVLLKKFMPEQIVNNLMARMNSIIK comes from the coding sequence ATGATCTATGACCCTCAAGGTGATTTCATTTGGTTATTTTTCAGACCATGGATATGGATACCTAGACTAATACAAATTTTCAGCTCAATAATATTATTCTCAATACAACTTATAGTAAATTCTAGGAATCAAGATGAAAAGATTCAAAAAAGTCTGGCCAAAAACCTATTAAAAACAATTATAGAATTAGGTCCTTGTTTTATAAAATTAGGACAAGCATTATCAACAAGGCCTGACTTAGTAAATAAGATCTGGTTAGATGAACTTACAAAACTTCAAGATGACCTACCAGCTTTTAATCATATAGAAGCAAAAAAAATTTTTGAAAAGGAAATTGGAAAACCAACTGAAGAAATATTTGATTTCTTCCCTTTGAAATCTGTAGCTTCAGCAAGTCTTGGTCAAGTATACAAGGCAAAATTGAATTCTAATTACTGGGTTGCTGTCAAAATACAAAGACCAAATTTAGAATTTATTATTAGAAGAGATTTAGTATTAATAAGACTATTAAGTATATTTGCTTCTCCATTTCTTCCTCTTAACCTTGGATTCGGCCTAGATGAAATAGTTGATGAATTTGGCTTAAGTCTATATAAAGAAATTGATTATGAACAAGAAGCTGAAAATGCAGAAAGGTTTGCAGAGATTTTTAAGAATAATAAGCTAATAAAAGTTCCTATAGTAGAAAAAATCATTTCTTCTAAGAAAGTTATAACAACAAGTTGGATTGAAGGTACAAAAATTCAAGATAGAGAAGCACTTTTATCAAAGGGAATTAATCCCACATCAATTATTCGAACTGCTGTAATAAGCGGAATTCAACAATTACTTGAATTTGGTTATTTTCATGCAGACCCACATCCAGGAAATCTTTTTGCTCTACAAGGGGAAAAGAATTCTGAAGGGAAAATAGGTTACGTAGACTTTGGAATGATGGATTCTATTAATGATAACGATCGAATAATATTAACTGGTGCAATTGTTCATTTAGTTAACCAAGATTTCATATCCTTAGCAAATGATTTTAAAAAATTAGGATTTCTCTCTGAAAGAGAAGATATAAATAAGTTAGCGCCAGTATTAGAAGAGATTTTAGGGGGTGTTATTAATAAAGAAGTTAATTCATTTAATATAAAAACAATAACCGATAAGTTTTCAGAATTAATGTTTGACTATCCTTTTAGAGTACCAGCTAGATTTGCACTTATAATTAGAGCAGTAGTAAGCCAAGAAGGCCTAGCATTGAAATTAGACCCAGAGTTTAAAATAATTAGATTTGCATACCCATATGTAGCAAAAAGGCTTTTAACAGAACAGAACGAAGAAATGGTTTCTATTCTAATGGACATCATTTTTGATAAAGAAAATCAAATTAGAGTAGATAGAATAGAAGCTCTTTTAGATGTTATAGAAGTCAACTCATCTTCTGGCAGTACTGAATTAATTCCAGTAGCAAAAAATGGAATAAAATTACTTGTTAGTTCTAAGGGTGTTAAAATAAGAAAAAAATTTCTAATGTCTCTTATAAAAAATGATGAGTTCAATGCAACAGATGTGAAACAATTAGGCAATGTGTTGCTAAAGAAATTCATGCCAGAACAAATAGTAAATAATTTGATGGCTCGTATGAATTCTATTATTAAATAA
- a CDS encoding phosphatidate cytidylyltransferase has translation MTSGSYSKRVLSGVLVGMFGLIVVGLGGIWFTFALGLIVHLALIEYFRMTEFTGIKPATKTTLLTCQILLITTYLGINGYIPEELANAVLPLSGAAICGWLLLQPIAGSIADIAASIFGLFYLGFLPSYWIRLRNLPDIDLILSKEFVSSNISLIENFGMIITLISCLMIVASDIGSYFFGGFFGKHPLSSISPSKTIEGAIFGVICAIAVGLISAFIIQINHGLVMGIILGLFVGLFAIVGDLIESMMKRDAGLKDSGDALPGHGGILDRIDSYLFTPAIVYYLIKMIAEFYN, from the coding sequence ATGACTTCAGGTTCATATAGCAAAAGAGTTCTAAGTGGTGTTTTAGTTGGTATGTTTGGGTTGATTGTTGTAGGTCTTGGAGGAATTTGGTTTACGTTTGCTTTAGGGCTGATAGTACATCTTGCTCTTATTGAGTATTTTCGAATGACTGAATTTACAGGCATTAAGCCTGCAACAAAGACAACACTTTTGACTTGTCAGATTTTATTAATAACAACATATTTAGGAATAAATGGTTATATTCCAGAGGAACTTGCAAACGCTGTTTTACCACTTTCTGGAGCTGCAATATGTGGATGGTTGCTTTTGCAACCAATAGCAGGTTCTATTGCTGATATAGCAGCCTCAATCTTTGGACTTTTTTATTTAGGATTTCTACCAAGTTATTGGATTAGATTAAGAAACTTACCCGATATTGATTTGATTTTATCTAAAGAATTTGTTTCTTCTAATATTTCTTTAATAGAGAATTTTGGCATGATTATTACTTTGATATCTTGTTTAATGATAGTTGCATCAGATATTGGATCTTATTTTTTTGGAGGATTCTTTGGTAAACACCCTTTGTCTTCCATATCACCGTCGAAGACAATAGAAGGAGCAATATTTGGGGTTATTTGTGCTATTGCAGTAGGGCTAATATCAGCTTTTATAATTCAAATTAATCATGGATTAGTTATGGGGATAATATTAGGTCTTTTTGTAGGTTTGTTTGCAATTGTAGGGGATCTAATAGAATCAATGATGAAACGTGATGCAGGATTAAAAGATTCTGGAGATGCTTTACCAGGTCATGGTGGTATTCTTGATAGGATAGATAGTTATCTTTTTACACCAGCTATAGTTTATTATTTAATTAAAATGATTGCAGAATTTTATAATTAG
- a CDS encoding aminotransferase class I/II-fold pyridoxal phosphate-dependent enzyme, which translates to MRLSALLNLKRGKNLFLPAHGRGNALPRDIKKLLKSKPGSWDLPELPDIGGPTCLGGAVSLSQKESALAIGADRGWYGVNGATGLLQSALLAMSKPKQSILMPRNVHKSIIQACILGDIRPVLFDLPYLEDRGHFLPTDIFWFKKIFECISNESIELSAVVLTNPTYQGYSADLHPLVQLIHKKGLPVLVDEAHGTHFSTSVDLLLPKSSLRAGADLVVHSLHKSALGLGQTAALWLQGDLVDPEILEKNIACLQTTSPSALLLASCEAALNQWQTPSGLNKLANTLTSAREISLKLRDLGLPLLENQDPLRIILHTASRGISGLDADSWFLNRGLIGELPEPGTITFCLGFSKHRGLSQVIKRNWDRLLSSNIPKNCFPPFKKPKFPLITSPQISCLSAFKADSEMVPLSEAVGRISSNLISPYPPGVPILVPGELLDQNRVNWMMEHRFFWPDQIPSKIMVIK; encoded by the coding sequence ATGAGGCTTTCTGCCTTATTAAATTTAAAGCGCGGTAAGAATTTATTTTTACCTGCACATGGTAGAGGAAATGCTTTGCCTCGAGATATAAAGAAGTTATTAAAAAGCAAGCCAGGAAGTTGGGACTTGCCTGAACTCCCTGATATTGGGGGGCCAACTTGTTTAGGTGGAGCAGTTTCTCTAAGCCAGAAGGAGAGTGCATTGGCTATTGGAGCAGATAGAGGTTGGTATGGAGTCAATGGTGCTACTGGTCTTTTGCAGTCGGCTCTTTTAGCCATGTCTAAGCCTAAACAATCAATTTTAATGCCTCGCAATGTTCATAAATCCATTATTCAGGCATGTATTCTTGGTGATATTAGACCAGTACTCTTTGACCTTCCTTATTTGGAGGATAGAGGTCATTTTTTGCCTACAGATATCTTTTGGTTCAAGAAGATCTTTGAATGTATTTCTAATGAGTCTATTGAATTATCAGCTGTTGTATTAACAAACCCAACTTATCAAGGTTATTCAGCTGATTTGCATCCTCTGGTCCAATTAATTCATAAAAAAGGATTACCTGTTTTAGTAGATGAAGCGCATGGGACTCATTTCTCAACCTCAGTTGATCTTCTTTTACCTAAATCTTCCTTAAGAGCTGGGGCTGATCTTGTAGTGCATTCATTACATAAGTCGGCTTTAGGTCTTGGACAAACTGCTGCATTATGGCTTCAAGGAGATTTGGTAGACCCTGAAATTTTAGAAAAAAATATAGCTTGTTTGCAAACTACAAGCCCTAGTGCATTGTTACTTGCATCTTGTGAGGCAGCTTTAAATCAATGGCAAACCCCTTCAGGATTAAATAAACTGGCTAATACTTTAACTAGTGCAAGGGAAATTTCATTAAAACTAAGAGACCTAGGATTGCCTTTACTTGAGAATCAAGACCCTTTAAGAATTATTTTGCATACGGCTTCAAGAGGAATCAGTGGTTTAGACGCAGACAGTTGGTTTTTAAACAGAGGTTTAATAGGAGAGTTGCCTGAGCCAGGAACTATTACTTTTTGCCTTGGATTTTCAAAACATAGAGGATTGAGCCAAGTTATTAAGAGGAATTGGGATCGGCTTCTTTCTTCAAATATTCCAAAAAATTGTTTTCCTCCTTTTAAAAAACCAAAATTTCCTTTGATAACAAGTCCTCAAATTTCTTGTTTATCGGCTTTTAAAGCTGATTCGGAAATGGTTCCTCTTTCAGAGGCTGTTGGTAGAATTTCCTCTAATTTAATTTCTCCTTATCCTCCTGGTGTTCCAATACTTGTACCTGGTGAGTTATTGGACCAAAATCGTGTTAACTGGATGATGGAACATAGGTTTTTTTGGCCTGATCAGATCCCATCTAAAATCATGGTAATTAAATAA
- the malQ gene encoding 4-alpha-glucanotransferase has translation MVLDSISKPRFTGILIHPSSLPSKDICGTFGESARTFIKLLAENHISVWQFLPLTPTDSTGSPYSSPSCFALNPWLIDLDDLIEDGFLPSSIINEFSNITTENNIDKIDFGKAQIKSYKIGQALVRSWKGQNIKHHNEFLEWSSNQFWLENHSCFMELRRQFKGIPWWEWPEPFSSFRSNELSLWKLKYKDNLLEHSLLQWHLNRQWNKLRSLSKDLGVLLFGDLPFYVSRDSADVWANRSLFSVLAKGNLDKQSGVPPDYFSETGQLWGTPVYRWSKHKRTNFSWWRSRFKRQWSQVDLLRLDHFRALDSYWSVPGDHKTAKNGCWIPSPGLELISHLKKDFGANLPLVAEDLGVITSNVKKLRDYFGFPGMKILQFAFDGNLDNPYLPENIKGYKWIVYSGTHDNATTNGWWEESDNEVREMVNNRDKGTYNSPAWKLIEIGMNTKTFLFVCPVQDVLSLGNEARLNKPGTIGFNWSWRLKDFNDDFRMSIKKYGELSDKCGRSFKNIHSLLI, from the coding sequence ATGGTGCTTGATTCTATATCAAAGCCAAGATTTACTGGGATTTTAATTCACCCATCTTCTTTGCCAAGCAAAGATATTTGTGGGACTTTTGGAGAATCTGCTAGGACTTTTATTAAGTTGCTTGCTGAGAATCATATAAGTGTTTGGCAATTCTTACCTCTTACTCCAACTGATTCAACTGGTTCCCCTTATAGTTCTCCTTCTTGTTTTGCTTTAAATCCTTGGTTAATTGATTTAGATGATCTCATAGAAGATGGTTTTTTGCCTTCTTCAATTATTAATGAATTCTCAAATATAACTACTGAAAATAATATTGATAAGATTGATTTTGGTAAAGCACAAATAAAAAGTTATAAAATTGGTCAAGCTTTGGTTAGATCATGGAAAGGTCAAAATATAAAACATCATAATGAATTTCTGGAATGGTCCTCCAATCAATTTTGGCTGGAGAATCATTCTTGTTTTATGGAATTAAGGCGTCAATTTAAGGGAATTCCATGGTGGGAGTGGCCAGAACCTTTTTCTTCTTTTAGAAGTAATGAATTAAGTCTTTGGAAACTTAAGTATAAAGATAATTTGTTAGAGCATTCTTTATTGCAATGGCATTTAAATCGCCAATGGAATAAATTAAGGTCTTTATCAAAGGATCTGGGAGTTCTGCTTTTTGGAGACCTGCCTTTTTATGTTTCAAGAGATAGTGCAGATGTATGGGCAAATCGATCACTTTTTTCAGTACTTGCTAAAGGTAATTTAGATAAACAAAGTGGTGTTCCACCAGATTACTTTTCTGAAACAGGCCAACTTTGGGGAACCCCTGTATACCGTTGGAGTAAACATAAGAGAACAAATTTTAGTTGGTGGAGAAGTCGATTTAAAAGGCAATGGTCACAAGTTGATTTGTTGCGTTTAGATCATTTTAGGGCTCTTGATTCATATTGGTCTGTCCCAGGGGATCATAAAACTGCAAAAAATGGATGTTGGATTCCATCACCTGGATTGGAATTAATTTCCCATTTGAAAAAAGATTTTGGTGCCAATCTTCCATTGGTGGCAGAAGATCTTGGCGTAATAACTTCCAATGTTAAGAAGCTACGTGATTACTTTGGTTTCCCAGGTATGAAAATTCTTCAATTTGCATTTGATGGAAATTTAGATAACCCTTATTTGCCAGAAAACATTAAAGGTTATAAGTGGATTGTATATTCTGGAACTCATGATAATGCGACTACTAATGGTTGGTGGGAAGAGTCTGATAATGAAGTTAGGGAAATGGTAAACAATAGAGATAAAGGAACTTATAATTCTCCGGCTTGGAAATTAATAGAGATTGGAATGAACACAAAAACCTTTCTGTTTGTTTGTCCTGTGCAAGATGTTCTTTCTTTAGGAAATGAGGCAAGACTAAATAAGCCAGGTACAATTGGTTTTAATTGGTCTTGGAGATTAAAAGATTTTAATGATGATTTTAGAATGTCGATAAAGAAATATGGAGAACTTTCTGATAAATGTGGACGTTCTTTTAAGAATATTCATTCTTTATTGATTTAA
- a CDS encoding pseudouridine synthase — MEERIQKIIGGSGICSRRKAEMLIYSKRVYVNNKQAEIGEKANPLVDIIRIDNFIIPKNIKSKVILINKPQGIICTCNDTHNRKTVIDLLPKELRPGMYPVGRLDLNSRGALLISNNGLLTYQLTHPKYNHSKIYQVWVKGLPNEETLNLWREGIYIDGKKTKKALVKLKKQSKYKSLLEITLFEGRNKQIRRIGQQLKHAVIDLKRVSISNIKLGNLNEGSWRCLDNQEWEMLLK, encoded by the coding sequence ATGGAAGAAAGAATACAAAAGATTATTGGGGGCTCAGGTATATGTTCTAGACGAAAAGCTGAGATGTTAATTTATTCAAAAAGGGTCTATGTAAATAATAAACAAGCAGAGATTGGTGAGAAAGCCAATCCATTAGTAGATATAATTAGGATAGATAATTTTATTATTCCAAAAAATATAAAAAGCAAAGTAATTCTTATCAATAAGCCACAAGGTATAATTTGTACATGTAATGATACTCATAATAGAAAAACTGTAATAGATCTACTCCCTAAAGAATTAAGACCAGGTATGTATCCTGTAGGGAGACTGGATTTAAATAGTAGAGGTGCTCTTTTAATATCCAATAATGGTTTATTAACATATCAACTAACTCATCCGAAATATAATCATAGTAAAATATATCAAGTCTGGGTAAAAGGTTTACCTAACGAAGAGACTTTAAATCTATGGAGGGAAGGTATATATATTGATGGTAAAAAGACAAAAAAGGCTCTTGTGAAATTAAAAAAACAAAGTAAATATAAAAGTCTTCTAGAAATAACTTTATTTGAAGGCAGGAATAAGCAAATCAGACGCATAGGGCAACAGTTAAAACATGCAGTAATCGACCTTAAGAGGGTATCAATATCAAATATCAAACTAGGTAACCTAAATGAAGGTAGTTGGAGATGTCTAGATAATCAAGAATGGGAAATGTTGCTAAAATAA
- a CDS encoding ribose-phosphate pyrophosphokinase, with product MTSFITASTAENLKNSHNTQRLKLISGTSNPTLAKEIASYIGIEDVPLVSKRFADGELYVQIQQSIRGCDVFLIQPTCAPVNDSLMELMIMVDACKRASARQVTAVIPYYGYARADRKTAGRESITAKLTANLLVSSGVDRVLAMDLHSAQIQGYFDIPCDHIYGSPVLVDYLSTKNLSDVVVVSPDVGGVARARAFAKQMKGAPLAIIDKRRSAHNIAESLTVIGDVSNKTAILIDDMIDTGGTICAGAQLLRKEGAKRVIACASHAVFSPPAYTRLSAKDLFEEVVVTNSIPVPRDQLFSQLKVLSVANMLGEAIWRIHEESSISSMFR from the coding sequence GTGACTAGCTTTATCACCGCATCTACGGCTGAAAATCTAAAGAACAGCCATAATACTCAAAGATTAAAGCTAATAAGCGGTACTTCTAATCCTACTCTTGCAAAAGAGATAGCATCATATATAGGCATAGAGGATGTACCACTTGTATCTAAAAGGTTTGCCGATGGGGAACTATATGTACAGATTCAGCAATCAATAAGAGGATGTGATGTTTTTTTAATACAACCAACATGTGCTCCTGTAAATGACAGCCTTATGGAGTTAATGATCATGGTAGATGCATGTAAAAGAGCCTCAGCTAGACAAGTTACTGCTGTTATTCCTTATTATGGATATGCAAGGGCAGACAGGAAAACAGCCGGAAGAGAATCGATTACAGCCAAACTCACTGCAAACCTCCTCGTATCTTCAGGAGTTGACAGAGTCCTAGCTATGGATTTGCATTCAGCCCAAATCCAAGGTTATTTTGATATACCTTGTGATCACATATATGGATCACCAGTATTAGTTGATTACCTTTCAACAAAAAACTTAAGTGATGTGGTGGTAGTTTCTCCTGATGTTGGAGGGGTTGCTAGAGCAAGAGCATTTGCAAAACAAATGAAAGGTGCACCGCTTGCTATTATTGATAAAAGGAGATCAGCTCATAATATCGCTGAGAGCCTTACAGTTATTGGTGATGTCTCAAATAAAACCGCAATATTAATTGATGACATGATTGATACTGGTGGAACTATATGTGCAGGCGCACAACTTCTAAGAAAAGAAGGAGCTAAAAGAGTAATTGCATGTGCCTCACATGCAGTTTTTTCACCGCCAGCCTATACACGTTTATCAGCAAAAGACCTTTTTGAAGAAGTGGTAGTTACAAATAGTATTCCTGTTCCAAGGGATCAATTATTTAGTCAATTAAAAGTACTTTCTGTTGCAAATATGCTTGGAGAAGCAATATGGAGAATACATGAAGAAAGCTCAATAAGTTCTATGTTCAGATAA
- a CDS encoding histidine kinase: MIKQTATELKKLTLLLVASKQQLSRADLRSLINFLKSEASGFEVTLQFSDPKQEPELLEFHRLVAIPALIKINPLPKQVFAGTRIFQQIQNWLPRWEEEFFKNGLDLNLKKTEIEFNRTKQELHLQDENLVLKQENETLTNRIEAQERLLRMVAHELRTPLSAAKLAIQSQQLGQIDLSKLQEVIKRRLEEIESLSKDLLEVGSTRWEALCTPKQSNLANISAEVILELEKFWLSRGIGINTDIPSDLPAVFVDHKRIRQVLLNLIENALKFSVKGDSIEITMLHRTNQWVQVSICDNGPGIPKEEQQRIFLDRVRLPQTSDKTSGFGIGLSVCRRIVEVHGGKIWVVSEPNKGACFYFTVPVWDKQNKSLEVLTQEQS; the protein is encoded by the coding sequence GTGATCAAACAAACAGCTACTGAACTAAAAAAGCTCACACTTCTTCTCGTTGCAAGTAAGCAACAGTTATCAAGAGCTGATTTAAGATCTCTAATAAACTTTCTCAAGTCAGAGGCTTCTGGATTTGAAGTAACTCTTCAATTCTCGGACCCAAAACAAGAACCTGAATTGCTTGAATTTCATAGACTTGTAGCAATACCAGCACTAATAAAAATTAATCCACTTCCTAAACAGGTTTTTGCAGGTACCAGAATTTTTCAACAAATTCAGAATTGGCTCCCAAGATGGGAAGAAGAATTCTTTAAAAATGGTCTTGACTTAAATCTCAAAAAAACAGAAATTGAATTCAATAGAACTAAACAAGAATTACATCTACAAGATGAAAATCTGGTCTTAAAACAAGAAAACGAAACCCTCACGAACCGTATTGAAGCTCAGGAAAGACTACTTAGGATGGTCGCTCATGAATTGAGGACACCTCTTTCTGCAGCAAAGTTAGCTATTCAAAGCCAACAACTTGGGCAGATTGATTTAAGTAAATTGCAAGAGGTTATAAAAAGACGTTTAGAGGAAATTGAATCACTTTCAAAAGACCTCCTTGAAGTTGGTTCAACCAGATGGGAAGCTTTATGCACACCTAAACAATCAAACCTTGCAAATATTTCTGCAGAAGTAATTCTTGAATTAGAGAAATTTTGGTTAAGTAGAGGAATTGGAATTAATACAGATATACCTTCGGATCTACCAGCTGTATTTGTAGATCACAAGAGGATCAGACAAGTCTTATTAAATTTAATTGAAAATGCTCTTAAGTTTTCAGTTAAAGGAGATTCCATAGAAATAACTATGCTCCACAGAACTAATCAATGGGTTCAGGTAAGCATTTGTGACAATGGTCCTGGAATCCCCAAGGAAGAACAACAAAGAATATTTCTAGATCGTGTTCGATTACCTCAAACTTCTGACAAAACTTCTGGCTTTGGAATAGGACTATCTGTCTGCAGAAGAATAGTAGAAGTCCATGGTGGAAAGATATGGGTAGTCTCTGAACCCAACAAAGGAGCCTGTTTTTATTTCACAGTTCCGGTTTGGGATAAACAAAACAAGTCCCTTGAGGTCTTGACGCAGGAGCAGTCTTAA
- a CDS encoding helix-turn-helix domain-containing protein has protein sequence MFRWIKNDSKIKLVIQKNKYPDKESIQKAGLLLREQREQNGINIITLSQRTKISVTVIESIENGWIENLPERTYLISMLKILEKELNIEETILEKLLFADIKANKGLNVNHFKMKENQSIYYSRYNLYYFFCILISIFFLNVYQIYLAKKNVLTTNPLYFNNINEENPSILMKEIEE, from the coding sequence ATGTTTAGATGGATCAAGAATGATTCAAAAATTAAACTAGTAATTCAAAAAAATAAATATCCAGATAAAGAGTCTATTCAAAAAGCAGGCCTATTGCTCAGAGAACAAAGAGAGCAAAATGGAATTAATATAATAACACTTTCTCAAAGAACAAAGATATCAGTCACGGTCATTGAATCAATAGAAAATGGCTGGATAGAAAATCTACCAGAAAGAACATATCTAATATCTATGTTAAAGATACTTGAAAAAGAACTAAATATTGAGGAAACTATACTGGAAAAATTACTCTTTGCAGATATAAAAGCCAATAAAGGTTTAAATGTGAATCATTTTAAGATGAAAGAAAATCAATCAATATATTATTCAAGATATAACTTGTATTATTTTTTCTGCATATTAATCTCAATCTTTTTTCTAAATGTTTACCAAATTTATTTAGCAAAGAAAAATGTTCTTACAACCAATCCATTATATTTTAATAATATCAATGAAGAAAATCCATCTATACTAATGAAAGAAATAGAAGAATAA
- a CDS encoding alpha/beta fold hydrolase yields MELKDIFFNKELTTSKNELNKIEKELLDPLAVNLTKCVKWAYLDGLSDSKSELYPIAVVGEGKPLLLLHGFDSCFLEFRRLTPLLKDKFMLIIPDLFGFGFCPRPKHTEYGIDSIITHLKKILEVLNINSNVSLVGASMGGGIAIKLAREIPKTINKLLLLSPAGLTDPPSPIYPPFDLLGACFLKQAFVRKQLCKQAFANPKDVSAPELQIASIHTNMPGWKESLAAFARKGGISNCGLPLPKQSTKIIWGEEDRILTKSSRDKCIKLLNCSHESIPQCGHLPHIDSPYLVAKYCLEEFG; encoded by the coding sequence ATGGAACTTAAAGATATCTTCTTCAATAAAGAGTTAACAACGTCTAAGAATGAACTAAATAAAATTGAAAAAGAATTATTAGATCCTCTTGCGGTCAACTTAACTAAGTGTGTCAAATGGGCCTATCTTGATGGGTTATCAGATAGCAAAAGTGAACTTTATCCAATAGCAGTAGTTGGGGAAGGGAAGCCACTATTACTTCTTCATGGATTTGATAGCTGTTTCTTAGAGTTTAGAAGATTAACTCCATTACTCAAAGACAAATTCATGCTAATAATTCCTGATTTATTTGGTTTTGGGTTTTGTCCTCGGCCTAAGCATACTGAATATGGAATTGACTCAATCATTACTCATTTAAAAAAAATATTAGAAGTATTAAATATAAATTCAAATGTTAGTCTCGTCGGAGCCTCCATGGGTGGAGGAATCGCTATTAAACTTGCCCGAGAAATTCCTAAAACGATCAATAAGTTATTGCTACTTTCACCTGCAGGTTTAACAGACCCTCCCAGCCCTATATACCCACCATTTGATTTATTAGGGGCATGTTTTTTAAAGCAAGCTTTTGTAAGAAAGCAATTATGTAAGCAGGCTTTTGCTAATCCAAAAGACGTAAGCGCTCCAGAATTACAAATTGCCTCTATACACACTAATATGCCTGGATGGAAAGAATCATTAGCTGCTTTTGCGAGAAAAGGTGGGATTTCTAATTGTGGCTTACCATTACCAAAACAATCAACAAAAATAATATGGGGTGAAGAAGACAGAATACTTACTAAAAGTTCCAGAGATAAATGCATAAAACTTTTAAATTGCTCACATGAGTCCATTCCTCAATGTGGCCATCTACCGCATATCGATTCTCCTTATCTTGTCGCCAAATACTGCTTAGAAGAGTTTGGTTAA